In Pajaroellobacter abortibovis, the following are encoded in one genomic region:
- a CDS encoding aldehyde dehydrogenase family protein: protein MVSRGPVLGISPFNFPLNLAVHKIAPACAGSRVQCSSENPSSDAAHAPLAEVIRLAGILSGAV, encoded by the coding sequence GTGGTTTCACGTGGTCCCGTATTGGGGATCTCCCCTTTCAACTTTCCTCTCAATCTGGCTGTGCACAAGATCGCACCTGCGTGCGCTGGCAGCAGGGTGCAGTGTTCTTCTGAAAACCCCTCCTCAGACGCTGCTCATGCCCCATTAGCGGAGGTGATTCGACTTGCAGGCATTCTATCGGGGGCTGTGTAG
- a CDS encoding aldehyde dehydrogenase family protein, translating to MRVRLVSKVQSLHVHTWIARDLFEALRERVNEWASHPPLNETGWIGPLMDEASVQGVHSWCEEALQAMAHISSAARSKPFTPDRVEIPSSSTGLRVIEEKVFGPVLVVQPYREWEHTLAMTKASRYGLWVGLYTDSAHRICEAF from the coding sequence ATGCGTGTCAGGCTTGTATCAAAAGTTCAGAGTCTCCACGTGCATACTTGGATTGCAAGAGATCTTTTCGAAGCGTTGAGGGAGCGAGTTAATGAGTGGGCTTCTCATCCTCCTTTGAATGAAACGGGATGGATAGGCCCTTTGATGGATGAGGCGAGCGTACAGGGCGTGCATTCGTGGTGTGAGGAAGCGCTGCAAGCGATGGCACACATCTCCTCTGCGGCGCGATCGAAACCATTTACACCTGATCGCGTTGAAATTCCATCCTCCTCCACGGGTCTTCGCGTGATTGAAGAGAAAGTGTTTGGACCTGTTCTTGTGGTGCAGCCCTATCGCGAGTGGGAGCATACGCTTGCCATGACCAAGGCATCTCGCTATGGTTTATGGGTAGGTCTGTACACGGATTCGGCGCATCGGATCTGTGAAGCGTTTTAA